From a single Paenibacillus sp. FSL R5-0345 genomic region:
- a CDS encoding MMPL family transporter → MKTILKARWAVIAIWLAVAVVLMMTAPSFSDLVREKGQVTVPEGYPSSRAAEIMKKAASDKGGESLHQVALVFNNPKGIGAEETASIQQGVEKLAANKEALQLDSITDPFSQSELKDTLIAKDGKTIMVALSVKGEGEAVTALPDKVDELLTDVKADHYLTSEGLITEDMIASSEAGLKKSEYITVVFILLILFVVFRSFVAPFVPLLTVGLSYIVSQSVVAFLVDRYDFPLSTFTQIFMVAVMFGIGTDYCILLISRFKEEMMTAEDTKSAIIATYRKAGGTVFYSGLAVFVGFVAIGLSKFILYRSAVAVAVGIAVMLLALVTIVPFFMAVLGKKLFWPSRGKLEHSESRIWGWAGSFSLKRPWAALLIVAVIVSPFLLTYSGKLSFNSLEEIGSEYASVKGFNIISESFGPGESMPGKIVIKNDDRMDNSEYLGLAEKISRELEKVDSVKSVRSMSRPTGELISDFLIPNQVGTLSDGLDQSNDGLTKIQTGLSEASKQLSDNAPKLTEAVAGSAKLTEGTADLKDGIVALGTGLARIESGIKSGSAGAGEIKAGLQQAATSAKQLADANTKLLEGYKKIGGGLTQLDEGLGQLPKQLQGAAEALKGLDGSFAGLESSYPEIVQDVNYLTIKGTVAQSGTGVAQLAAGLGQVSEQLKGAATGLNEANAGYAKAAAGQTALAQGLAKLVAGIGQLQSGLDQAAAGQGQIVDKIPSITSGLDQLQGGQKQLADGFGELTGQIGALTTGLSDSADGLKQITSGLGSAQEYLNQIQAAKDEELSGFFVPAEALKAEGIKQVFDTYLSDDRKVMTLDVVFTENPYSSEAIDSVGDIQAAVDRAVKGTKLENAETAISGVTSSQSDLRNISNEDYSRTVILMLSGIFIILVLLLRSIVMPIYLIISLLITYFSALGVTEAIFVNLLHYEGITWTTPFFSFVMLIALGVDYSIFLMARFNENKTWDVKEAILHAMRNMGTVILSAVVILGGTFASMYPSGVLSMMQIATVVLVGLALYALIFLPFFVPVMVRIFGRGNWWPFSVKESGEANKQDLNM, encoded by the coding sequence AAGCTGGCTGCGAATAAGGAAGCTCTACAATTAGATTCTATCACCGATCCTTTTTCACAAAGCGAGCTTAAGGATACGCTGATTGCCAAAGATGGCAAGACCATTATGGTGGCGTTGTCCGTAAAAGGTGAAGGAGAGGCTGTTACTGCGCTGCCAGATAAAGTGGATGAATTGCTTACAGATGTTAAAGCAGATCATTATTTGACCAGTGAAGGTCTCATTACAGAAGATATGATCGCAAGCTCAGAAGCAGGGCTAAAGAAGTCGGAGTATATTACAGTTGTATTTATTCTACTTATTCTATTCGTCGTTTTTCGTTCATTTGTAGCGCCTTTTGTACCGCTGCTGACAGTAGGTCTCAGCTATATTGTATCCCAGTCTGTCGTGGCTTTTTTGGTTGATCGTTATGATTTTCCATTATCTACGTTTACTCAAATCTTTATGGTCGCCGTCATGTTCGGGATCGGTACGGATTATTGTATTCTGCTGATCAGCCGTTTTAAGGAAGAAATGATGACCGCAGAAGATACCAAAAGTGCTATTATTGCAACTTATCGTAAAGCTGGAGGAACGGTTTTCTATTCAGGCTTAGCGGTGTTCGTAGGTTTTGTAGCGATTGGATTATCGAAATTCATTCTTTATCGTTCAGCAGTAGCTGTTGCAGTTGGAATTGCCGTTATGCTATTGGCACTTGTGACGATTGTTCCGTTCTTCATGGCGGTGCTTGGCAAAAAGCTATTCTGGCCTTCCCGTGGCAAGCTGGAGCATAGTGAGAGCCGGATTTGGGGATGGGCAGGTTCTTTTTCTTTAAAAAGACCGTGGGCCGCTCTTCTAATTGTTGCAGTAATCGTATCCCCCTTCTTACTCACTTATAGCGGTAAGCTGTCCTTTAACAGCTTGGAGGAAATCGGCTCGGAATATGCTTCGGTAAAAGGGTTCAATATTATTTCGGAGAGCTTCGGACCAGGGGAATCAATGCCTGGCAAGATCGTAATCAAGAATGATGATCGCATGGACAATTCAGAATACCTGGGTCTTGCGGAGAAAATCAGCCGTGAGCTGGAAAAAGTGGATAGCGTAAAATCTGTTCGCAGCATGTCACGTCCAACAGGTGAGCTAATTAGTGATTTCTTGATTCCTAATCAAGTTGGTACACTTTCTGATGGATTGGATCAGAGTAACGATGGACTGACCAAGATCCAAACCGGATTGTCTGAAGCAAGTAAACAGCTTAGCGATAATGCTCCCAAACTGACAGAGGCTGTTGCGGGAAGTGCTAAACTGACAGAGGGCACAGCAGACCTCAAAGACGGAATCGTTGCTTTAGGCACCGGGCTAGCCCGGATTGAGAGCGGGATAAAGAGTGGCTCAGCGGGTGCCGGAGAAATCAAAGCCGGTCTTCAGCAGGCAGCAACAAGTGCTAAACAGTTAGCAGATGCTAATACGAAGTTACTTGAGGGCTATAAAAAAATCGGCGGCGGCTTAACCCAGCTGGATGAAGGACTAGGGCAGCTTCCGAAGCAGCTACAAGGCGCTGCAGAGGCATTAAAAGGACTGGACGGTTCCTTCGCTGGCTTAGAGAGCAGTTATCCGGAAATTGTTCAGGATGTAAATTATTTGACGATCAAAGGCACAGTAGCACAAAGTGGTACGGGTGTAGCGCAGCTAGCAGCCGGTCTTGGTCAGGTTTCAGAACAGCTTAAAGGTGCAGCTACTGGTTTAAATGAAGCGAATGCCGGTTATGCCAAAGCTGCGGCTGGGCAAACCGCGCTCGCGCAAGGTTTAGCTAAGCTTGTAGCTGGAATCGGCCAACTGCAATCTGGGCTCGATCAGGCGGCAGCAGGTCAAGGACAGATCGTAGATAAGATTCCATCTATCACAAGTGGTCTTGATCAATTGCAAGGCGGACAGAAGCAGTTAGCGGACGGCTTTGGTGAATTGACAGGGCAAATTGGAGCCTTAACCACTGGACTAAGCGATAGTGCTGATGGATTGAAGCAAATTACAAGCGGTCTGGGCTCGGCACAAGAATACTTGAATCAGATTCAAGCGGCTAAGGATGAAGAGCTGAGCGGATTCTTTGTACCAGCTGAGGCACTTAAAGCTGAAGGTATAAAGCAGGTATTTGATACTTACTTATCTGATGACCGTAAGGTGATGACATTGGACGTGGTATTCACCGAGAATCCTTACAGCTCAGAGGCTATAGATAGTGTGGGTGATATTCAAGCAGCAGTAGATCGTGCAGTAAAAGGAACGAAGCTTGAAAATGCTGAAACAGCTATTAGCGGGGTTACAAGCAGTCAAAGCGATTTGCGGAATATTTCCAATGAAGACTACTCGCGTACAGTAATCTTAATGTTGAGCGGTATTTTCATCATATTAGTGTTACTGCTTCGTTCAATCGTAATGCCGATATACCTTATTATTTCACTTTTGATCACTTACTTTTCAGCGCTGGGTGTTACGGAGGCTATTTTCGTTAATCTACTGCACTATGAGGGGATTACCTGGACGACGCCATTCTTTAGTTTTGTTATGCTGATTGCACTAGGTGTGGATTATAGCATTTTCTTAATGGCCCGGTTTAACGAAAATAAAACTTGGGATGTAAAAGAAGCGATTCTACACGCCATGCGCAATATGGGTACAGTTATCCTATCTGCTGTAGTTATTTTGGGAGGGACCTTCGCTTCGATGTATCCTTCAGGGGTACTGTCGATGATGCAGATTGCAACAGTAGTGCTCGTGGGATTGGCCCTGTATGCTCTAATATTCTTGCCATTCTTTGTCCCTGTTATGGTACGGATCTTTGGCCGAGGAAATTGGTGGCCATTCTCAGTTAAAGAGAGCGGAGAAGCTAACAAACAGGATTTAAATATGTAA